A stretch of Pseudomonas sp. LS.1a DNA encodes these proteins:
- a CDS encoding DNA topoisomerase IB → MLDCPLPRTLHYVDDNQPGLTRRRWRGRFIYLDANGQRVRDSDTLARIAALVIPPAYTDVWICADPQGHLQATGRDARGRKQYRYHAQWREVRDQHKYGRMLAFAQALPKLRAQLQAHLARPGLDREKVMALVVSLLDHTLIRIGNQRYLRDNQSYGLTTLRNRHVEVKGSSIHFQFRGKRGVEHNVSLNDRRLANLLKRCMELPGQALFQYLDEDGQRHSVGSSEVNQFLRQLTGADFTAKDYRTWAGSRLALELLRPLAWEPESEAKRQVTAIVRQVATRLGNTPAVCRRCYIHPAVLEHFALGRLANLPKRRVRKGLDQEEVALLLFLQALEEQDDH, encoded by the coding sequence ATGCTCGACTGTCCCCTGCCGCGCACCCTGCACTACGTGGATGACAACCAGCCGGGCCTGACCCGGCGGCGCTGGCGTGGCCGTTTCATCTACCTGGATGCAAACGGCCAGCGGGTGCGCGACAGCGATACCCTCGCCCGGATCGCTGCACTGGTGATCCCCCCGGCCTATACCGATGTGTGGATCTGCGCTGACCCGCAGGGCCACCTGCAAGCGACGGGTCGCGATGCCCGTGGCCGCAAGCAATACCGCTACCATGCGCAGTGGCGCGAAGTCCGCGACCAGCACAAGTACGGGCGCATGCTGGCGTTTGCCCAAGCCCTGCCAAAGCTGCGCGCACAGTTGCAAGCGCACCTTGCCCGGCCAGGCCTGGACCGGGAAAAGGTGATGGCGCTGGTGGTCAGCCTGCTGGACCATACCTTGATCCGCATCGGCAACCAGCGCTATCTGCGTGACAACCAGTCCTATGGCCTGACCACCCTGCGCAACCGCCACGTCGAAGTGAAGGGAAGCAGCATCCACTTCCAGTTCCGCGGCAAGCGCGGCGTCGAGCACAACGTCAGCCTCAACGATCGGCGCCTGGCCAACCTGCTCAAGCGCTGCATGGAACTGCCCGGGCAGGCGCTGTTCCAGTACCTGGACGAAGACGGCCAGCGCCACAGCGTCGGCTCCAGCGAGGTCAACCAGTTTCTGCGGCAGCTGACCGGCGCCGACTTCACCGCCAAGGACTACCGCACCTGGGCCGGTAGCAGGCTGGCGCTGGAGCTGCTCAGGCCCTTGGCCTGGGAGCCCGAGAGCGAAGCCAAACGCCAGGTCACCGCCATCGTTCGCCAGGTGGCCACACGCCTGGGTAATACGCCAGCGGTGTGCAGGCGCTGCTACATCCACCCGGCTGTGCTTGAACACTTTGCCTTGGGGCGCCTGGCCAACTTGCCGAAAAGACGTGTACGCAAAGGCCTGGACCAAGAGGAAGTGGCCTTGCTGTTATTTCTTCAGGCACTTGAGGAACAGGATGACCATTAA
- the csrA gene encoding carbon storage regulator CsrA: MLILTRKVGESIVINDDIKVTILGVKGMQVRIGIDAPKDVQVHREEIFKRIQAGSPAPEKQDDSH; the protein is encoded by the coding sequence ATGCTGATACTCACCCGCAAGGTTGGCGAAAGCATCGTCATCAACGATGACATCAAAGTCACCATTCTGGGCGTCAAAGGGATGCAAGTGAGGATCGGTATCGATGCACCGAAAGACGTCCAGGTCCATCGCGAAGAGATCTTCAAGCGTATCCAGGCCGGCAGCCCGGCACCGGAAAAGCAAGACGACTCGCACTGA
- a CDS encoding response regulator, with the protein MNTILIVDDEYLIADILGFALEDEGFLVEKASNGFKALEALKEKRVQLVITDYMMPLLNGEELVRSMRQDSALSELPVILMSGAQANQGCPELFAAVFDKPFDMDCMIAKVRELLGT; encoded by the coding sequence ATGAACACCATCCTGATCGTCGATGACGAGTACCTGATTGCCGACATCCTCGGTTTTGCCCTGGAGGACGAAGGTTTCCTGGTGGAAAAGGCGAGTAACGGCTTCAAGGCGCTGGAGGCGTTGAAGGAAAAGCGCGTTCAGCTGGTCATCACCGACTACATGATGCCGCTGCTCAACGGTGAGGAGCTGGTGCGCTCGATGCGTCAAGACTCGGCCTTGAGCGAGTTGCCGGTCATCCTCATGAGCGGCGCGCAGGCCAACCAGGGATGCCCGGAACTGTTCGCCGCGGTGTTCGACAAACCGTTCGACATGGACTGTATGATCGCCAAGGTGCGCGAACTGCTGGGCACCTGA
- a CDS encoding ATPase domain-containing protein: MAQALRRLVTGIEGLDALLQGGLVAGASYIIQGPPGAGKTILANQLACGHVRNGGRVLVATLLSESHERLFQYLATLEFFDPALVGDPIQFVSAFDTLEQEGLDAVVRLLRQEIARQQASLLIVDGVLNARVRAETALDTKKFVSELQGHAAFAGCTVLLLTSARLEEGSPEHTMVDGVIELGEQLFGSRAVRHIQLRKTRGSAALSGRHECLIDEAGMHVYPRLESLFSHPSQAGSATLERIGSGVESLDEMLGGGLATGSVSLLIGPSGIGKTSLGLAFLGASSPQAPGLHFGFYETPERLRIKAVSLGYDFAAMEQGGSLQLCWQPTTEGLLDQVGARLLERVAAQGSKRVLIDSLGAFSRLATDPARLNAFFRALVGELRARDVSVMLTWEMRDIFGAEISAPAPDLSSIVDNLMLMRFVELDSQLRRMLSILKVRDSHHDPALHELLIGPQGITLRKAFEGACGVLSGTPVPQGSG, from the coding sequence ATGGCACAGGCACTCAGGCGGCTGGTGACGGGGATCGAAGGGCTCGATGCGTTGCTCCAGGGTGGCCTGGTGGCTGGCGCGTCCTACATCATCCAGGGCCCGCCGGGGGCCGGCAAGACCATACTTGCCAACCAGCTGGCCTGCGGGCATGTGCGCAACGGTGGCCGGGTGCTGGTGGCTACCTTGCTGAGCGAGTCGCACGAGCGGCTGTTCCAGTACCTGGCGACCTTGGAGTTCTTCGACCCGGCGCTGGTCGGCGACCCGATCCAGTTCGTCAGTGCCTTTGACACCCTGGAGCAGGAAGGCCTGGACGCGGTGGTACGGTTGCTGCGCCAGGAAATCGCCCGGCAGCAGGCCAGCCTGCTGATCGTCGATGGCGTGCTCAATGCCCGGGTGCGTGCGGAAACCGCGCTGGACACCAAGAAATTCGTCTCCGAACTGCAGGGCCATGCGGCCTTTGCCGGTTGCACCGTGCTGCTGTTGACCAGCGCCAGGCTGGAAGAGGGCAGCCCGGAGCACACCATGGTCGACGGCGTGATCGAGCTGGGCGAGCAATTGTTCGGCAGCCGCGCCGTGCGCCATATCCAGCTGCGCAAGACGCGGGGCAGTGCGGCGTTGTCGGGGCGCCATGAGTGCCTCATCGATGAAGCCGGCATGCACGTCTACCCACGCCTGGAGTCGCTGTTCAGCCACCCCAGCCAGGCGGGCAGTGCCACCCTGGAGCGTATCGGCAGCGGGGTGGAAAGCCTGGATGAAATGCTCGGTGGCGGCCTGGCTACGGGTTCGGTCAGCTTGCTGATCGGGCCCTCGGGTATTGGCAAGACGTCCTTGGGCCTGGCCTTTCTCGGTGCCAGCAGCCCGCAGGCGCCGGGGCTGCATTTCGGCTTTTACGAAACACCGGAACGCTTGCGTATCAAGGCCGTGTCGCTGGGTTACGACTTTGCCGCCATGGAGCAGGGCGGCAGCCTGCAGCTGTGCTGGCAACCGACCACCGAGGGCCTGTTGGACCAGGTCGGTGCGCGCCTGCTCGAACGGGTAGCGGCGCAAGGCAGCAAGCGCGTACTGATCGACAGCCTGGGGGCGTTCAGCCGCCTGGCCACCGACCCGGCGCGGCTCAATGCGTTTTTCCGCGCGCTGGTCGGCGAGCTGCGCGCGCGTGATGTCAGCGTGATGCTCACCTGGGAAATGCGCGACATCTTCGGTGCGGAAATCAGCGCCCCGGCCCCGGACCTGTCGAGTATCGTCGACAACCTGATGCTGATGCGCTTCGTCGAACTGGATTCGCAGCTACGGCGCATGCTGTCGATCCTCAAGGTGCGTGACAGCCACCATGACCCTGCCTTGCACGAGCTGCTGATCGGGCCGCAGGGCATTACCCTGCGCAAGGCGTTCGAAGGCGCCTGCGGTGTGCTTTCGGGAACGCCGGTGCCGCAGGGGAGCGGGTGA
- a CDS encoding two-component system sensor histidine kinase NtrB, producing the protein MVSADCLDHPVMPAHRYEQLVQSVVDYAIYMLDPSGHVVSWNAGAQRIKGYRADEVIGQHFSLFFTPQDCTEGRPERLLRQALEQGVAQDEGWRVRKDGTQFWALAALDVIRDDHGQVVGLAKVTRDITDRRESALQLDAVRAQLFQAQKLEALGQLTGGLAHDFNNMLTIIISSARLALATQDPARAQRMLQHILDAGQRGTELTKQLLSFARHRKLDVACVAPANLVAATRGLLEHALPGSIDLKVLLQPDLPLIQVDAGQLQMVLLNLLFNARDAITGQGRIVLTVDVVELAGEVEGLHGGFVRFEVEDSGEGIAPAVLPRIFEPFFTTKPFGKGTGLGLSQVYGFARQSGGAICVDSEPGRGTCMQLYLPIYQDQTDSQLDR; encoded by the coding sequence ATGGTTTCAGCTGACTGCCTCGACCACCCCGTCATGCCTGCCCACCGCTATGAGCAGTTGGTGCAGTCGGTGGTGGATTACGCAATCTACATGCTCGACCCGTCCGGCCATGTGGTGTCGTGGAATGCGGGCGCGCAACGCATCAAGGGTTACCGTGCCGATGAAGTGATCGGCCAGCATTTCTCATTGTTCTTCACCCCGCAGGATTGCACTGAGGGCCGCCCGGAGCGCTTGCTGCGTCAGGCGCTGGAGCAGGGCGTGGCGCAGGACGAAGGCTGGCGCGTTCGCAAGGATGGCACGCAGTTCTGGGCCTTGGCCGCGCTGGATGTGATTCGCGATGACCATGGCCAGGTCGTCGGCCTGGCCAAGGTGACCCGGGACATCACCGACCGTCGCGAATCGGCGCTGCAGCTGGACGCGGTGCGCGCCCAGCTGTTCCAGGCACAGAAGCTGGAGGCCCTCGGCCAGTTGACCGGTGGCCTGGCGCATGACTTCAACAACATGCTGACCATCATCATCAGTTCGGCGCGCCTGGCGCTGGCCACCCAGGACCCGGCACGCGCCCAGCGCATGCTGCAGCACATTCTCGATGCCGGGCAGCGGGGCACCGAACTGACCAAGCAGTTGCTCAGCTTTGCTCGCCACCGCAAGCTTGATGTGGCCTGCGTCGCCCCGGCGAACCTTGTTGCCGCCACCCGTGGTCTACTGGAGCATGCGCTGCCTGGTTCGATTGACCTGAAGGTACTGTTGCAACCGGACCTGCCCCTGATCCAGGTGGATGCCGGGCAATTGCAGATGGTGCTGCTCAATCTGTTGTTCAATGCCCGCGATGCCATCACAGGGCAGGGCCGGATCGTCCTGACGGTCGACGTGGTCGAACTGGCCGGCGAAGTGGAAGGGCTGCACGGCGGGTTTGTGCGTTTCGAGGTGGAAGACAGCGGCGAAGGTATCGCGCCAGCGGTACTGCCGCGGATCTTCGAGCCGTTTTTCACCACCAAGCCCTTCGGCAAGGGGACTGGCCTGGGCCTTAGCCAGGTGTATGGTTTTGCCAGGCAGAGCGGTGGCGCCATTTGCGTCGACAGTGAGCCCGGCCGGGGAACTTGCATGCAGCTTTACTTGCCAATCTATCAGGACCAGACGGACAGCCAACTCGACAGGTAG
- a CDS encoding DoxX family protein, with translation MRYSLFDGQRDIIILIARLLLMILFVLSGWGKLTGFEGTVGYMTSLGAPAPMLAAAVAVLMEFVVGILLILGFYTRPLAFLFALFVLGTALLGHPFWSMVDPERSANMTQFLKNLSIMGGLLLLAVSGPGRFSVDGR, from the coding sequence ATGCGCTACTCCCTGTTCGATGGTCAACGCGACATCATTATCCTGATTGCCCGCCTGCTGCTGATGATCCTGTTCGTCTTGTCTGGCTGGGGCAAGCTGACCGGGTTCGAAGGCACGGTCGGCTACATGACCTCACTGGGCGCCCCTGCCCCGATGCTGGCAGCGGCAGTTGCCGTGCTCATGGAGTTCGTCGTCGGCATCCTGCTGATCCTCGGTTTCTACACCCGGCCGCTGGCCTTCCTGTTTGCGCTGTTCGTGCTGGGCACGGCGCTGCTGGGCCACCCGTTCTGGAGCATGGTCGACCCTGAGCGCAGCGCCAACATGACCCAGTTCCTGAAAAACCTCAGCATCATGGGTGGCCTGCTGTTGCTGGCAGTGAGCGGCCCTGGGCGTTTTTCGGTAGACGGGCGCTGA
- the adhP gene encoding alcohol dehydrogenase AdhP has translation MKAAVVAPGRRVAVVEKTLRPLEHGEALLKMQCCGVCHTDLHVKNGDFGDKTGVVLGHEGIGVVQEVGPGVTSLKPGDRASVAWFYQGCGHCEYCTSGNETLCREVKNSGYTVDGGMAEACIVKADYSVKVPDGLDSAAASSITCAGVTTYKAVKISNIRPGQWIAIYGLGGLGNLALQYARNVFNAKVIAIDVNEEQLRFASEMGADLVINSRTEDAAKVIQAKTGGAHAAVVTAVAKAAFNSAVDALRAGGRLVAVGLPSEAMNLNIPRLVLDGIEVIGSLVGTRQDLQEAFQFAAEGKVVPKVALRPIEDINQIFEEMLEGKIKGRMVIQFASE, from the coding sequence ATGAAAGCTGCTGTTGTTGCACCAGGCCGTCGCGTGGCTGTGGTGGAGAAAACCCTGCGCCCCCTCGAGCACGGTGAAGCGCTGCTGAAGATGCAGTGCTGCGGTGTGTGCCACACCGACCTGCATGTGAAAAATGGCGACTTCGGTGACAAGACCGGCGTAGTGCTAGGCCACGAAGGCATCGGCGTGGTCCAGGAAGTAGGGCCAGGCGTCACCTCGCTCAAGCCGGGTGATCGCGCCAGCGTGGCCTGGTTCTACCAGGGCTGCGGGCATTGCGAGTATTGCACCAGCGGCAACGAAACCCTGTGCCGCGAAGTGAAGAACTCCGGCTACACCGTGGACGGCGGCATGGCCGAAGCCTGCATCGTCAAGGCCGATTACTCGGTCAAAGTGCCCGACGGGCTCGACTCCGCTGCTGCCAGCAGCATTACCTGCGCCGGCGTGACCACCTACAAGGCGGTGAAGATCTCCAACATCCGCCCCGGCCAGTGGATCGCCATCTACGGCCTTGGCGGCCTGGGCAACCTGGCTCTGCAATATGCCAGGAACGTCTTCAACGCCAAAGTGATCGCCATCGATGTCAACGAAGAGCAACTGCGCTTCGCCAGCGAGATGGGCGCCGACCTTGTCATCAATTCACGCACCGAGGATGCCGCCAAGGTTATCCAGGCCAAGACTGGTGGCGCCCATGCCGCCGTGGTTACCGCCGTTGCCAAGGCTGCGTTCAACTCGGCGGTCGACGCCCTGCGCGCCGGGGGGCGGCTGGTTGCTGTCGGGCTACCATCGGAAGCCATGAACCTGAATATCCCTCGCCTGGTACTGGACGGTATCGAAGTGATCGGCTCGCTGGTCGGCACCCGCCAGGATCTGCAGGAAGCTTTCCAGTTTGCGGCGGAAGGGAAAGTGGTGCCGAAGGTGGCCCTGCGGCCGATCGAGGATATCAACCAGATCTTCGAGGAGATGCTGGAGGGCAAGATCAAAGGGCGGATGGTGATTCAGTTCGCTTCAGAGTAG
- a CDS encoding GNAT family N-acetyltransferase produces the protein MSTLCPPVLLVALSSPEEEAHCRTLRVRDDQSDFIASNAESLEQAADSPWCEPLAVRAMQTGEMVGFLMHALDPDENSRWIYRLMIDHRHQGRGYGRAALRALLAYLQPLPGGPGVALGVAPENIGAKHLYASEGFVETGEVIDGELIMRRMSA, from the coding sequence ATGTCCACTCTTTGCCCACCGGTGCTTCTTGTTGCCCTCAGCTCGCCTGAGGAGGAAGCCCACTGCCGCACTCTGCGTGTACGCGACGACCAATCTGACTTTATCGCCAGTAACGCCGAATCACTGGAACAGGCTGCCGATAGCCCCTGGTGTGAACCCTTGGCCGTGCGTGCCATGCAGACCGGTGAAATGGTCGGTTTCCTGATGCATGCCCTCGATCCGGATGAGAACAGCCGCTGGATCTATCGCCTGATGATCGACCACCGCCACCAGGGCCGCGGTTATGGGCGCGCCGCCCTGCGCGCGCTGCTGGCATACCTGCAACCGTTGCCAGGTGGTCCCGGTGTTGCCCTTGGCGTCGCCCCGGAGAACATCGGGGCAAAACATCTCTATGCCTCCGAAGGCTTTGTCGAGACCGGCGAAGTCATCGATGGCGAGCTGATCATGCGACGGATGTCGGCATGA
- a CDS encoding GNAT family N-acetyltransferase, which yields MKRQSTDPADRGNIPGGCLGIAWELHKRSWIAVEARNASMLLGYNVLNFSLFGHAFIRLIMVRNSQRRHGVGSAILRTLESQCGAVKLFT from the coding sequence ATGAAGAGACAGTCGACTGATCCGGCCGACCGGGGCAACATTCCAGGGGGCTGCCTGGGAATTGCCTGGGAATTGCACAAGCGATCCTGGATCGCAGTGGAAGCTCGCAATGCGTCGATGTTGCTGGGGTATAATGTACTTAACTTTTCGCTCTTTGGACACGCATTCATCCGGCTCATCATGGTGAGAAACTCACAGCGCCGTCACGGCGTCGGCTCCGCGATCCTCCGTACACTGGAATCTCAGTGCGGAGCCGTAAAGTTATTCACATAG